CGGTTGTAACGCTTCGTCCGTATTGACTGTTTCATAATAAGGTACTTCTGCTTTTTCAATGTTCGCAGCATAATCACTGTTATCGCTATACACGATCGTATCTTCACCAATGGCACTTAATGCATGGAATTCATGTGTGTGATTTCCACCAATCGCACCTGAATCCGCTACAACTGGACGCACATTTAAGCCCACACGTTTGAAAATCGTACTGTATGCGTTATACATATTTTGATACGTTTCCATGAGTGATGCTTCATCTGTATGGAATGAGTACGCATCTTTCATAATGAATTCACGACCACGTAATAAGCCGAACCGTGGACGCTTTTCATCACGGAATTTTGTTTGAATTTGGAACAACGTTAATGGAAGCTGTTTGTATGAACGTAATTCGTCGCGTACGAGTGATGTCACGACTTCTTCATGTGTTGGCCCTAATGCAAATTCACGTTGGTTGCGATCACGTAAACGCATGAGCTCCATACCGTATGCATCCCAACGTCCTGATTCTTTCCATAGTTCAGATTGTTGCAATACAGGCATTACAACTTCTACTGCGTCAATACGTTCCATTTCTTGACGGATAATATCTGAAATTTTATGGATGACACGTGTTGCTACTGGTAAATAGCTGTATACCCCCGCAGCATTTTGTTTAATTAAGCCTGCTTTTAATAACAATTGGTGGCTTATCGCCTCAGCTTCAGCAGGTACTTCTCTCAATGTTGGAATAAAAACTTTTGATTGCTTCATCCTAGATTGTTCCTCCTTGTCCTATTATAAGAAATAACGTTGTATATCATTCCAAGTGACGAGCACCATGATGATTAATACAAAAACCGCACCTGCTGCAATAATAACTGTTTCGGCTTTTTTATTGGCAGGTTTTCTAAATATTGCTTCGTAAATCACGAATAAAATACGTCCACCATCTAGTGCAGGGATGGGTAATAAATTCATAATTCCCAAGTTCACACTTAATACAGCTGTCCAACTGATCAAGTTGATAATCCCTGTTTTAACGACCGTATCGACATTTTTGTAGATACCGACTGGACCATTTAACATATCAAAACTAAAGTCACCTGTAAAAATACTCGCGATCATACTGGCCACAGCAACGAAAATAATTTTACCGTATTCAATCGTCTGTTGGATGCCGAATAGAAGCGGTTCAAACAGTGAACGTTCTCTTTCAGGCATAAAGCCAAGTTGATAATTTGTTTGTTTACTTGTTTTTGTTGTTTGAACTTCTACTTTTTTCGGTGAGAATTCTTTTTCAAGCGTTTTACCGTCACGTTCAATGACGATGGTTGTCGACTTGCCTTCTGTTGCTTCAAGTTGCTTTTTCACATCATTAAAACGATGAATCTCATGATTACCGATTTTTTTAATTTCATCACCTTTTTGCAAGCCAATTTGTTGCGCGGGTGAGTTTTCTCCAACTTGATCAATTTTAGGCACCGGCGCACCTTGATAATACGCCAACCCGATAATTAACACTAATGCTAAAATAAAATTAAATAATGGACCTGCAAAAAGTGTTAAAAACTTTTGGTACGGCTTTTTATGCGTAAATTGACGATGGCGTGGTGCAATTTGAATTAAACTCCCATTTTGTACGAAGAATGCTTTTTCAGCAATGTTAAAACGATGACGTGCATCATCATCAGCCGTCACACCTTCAATAAATAAGCCTTCCGTTAAGTCGACCTGTTTCACTTCTAGCGCTTCGATTTGTTGAAATTTATGTTGATCATCTAAAATGATGTGCGTCACTTCATTCGCGTCATTTGTTTTAATTCTCACATGCATACCGGGTTGAACAGGTTGCTCTTCCATCCCGTCCCCCGCCATACGCACGTAGCCACCTACAGGCAGCAAACGAATAGTATAGAGTGTTTCATCTTTTCGAAAACTAAAAATCTTTGGACCCATACCAATCGCAAACTCAGGACACATAATGCCCGCACGTTTGGCGAAATACATATGACCAAATTCATGTACAAATACGAGGACACCAAAGACAATAATAAATGCAATAAGGGTTATGAGCACAGTTTCTTACACCTCATATTCTTTTGTTTTATAGTATTGATCTAATTCTAAAATTTGTTCAAGTGTCGGATTTTGAATGACTTCATGTGCTGCCATTTCACGTTCGATCATTTTTTCAATATCTAAAAACGCAATTTCACGGTTTAAAAACTTAGCGACTGCCACTTCATTGACAGCGTTTAATACGACCGGCATCGTGCCACCGATACGCAATGCATCATACGCATATTGTAAACAACGATAACGATCAAAGTCCATAGGTTTAAAGTTCAATTGCGCCACTTCTGCAAGATTTAACGATGGTGCTTGATGTTCGATACGTTCTGGATATGTGAAAGCGTATTGAATCGGCATGCGCATATCCGGCGTACCTAATTGCGCCATCACACTTGTATCAACAAATTCGACCATTGAATGAATGATGCTTTCTTTATGCAAAATGGTTTGAATTTGATCAATATCTAAGTCAAATAGCCATTTCGCTTCAATCACTTCGAAGCCTTTATTCATCATCGTTGCAGAATCGATCGTAATTTTATGGCCCATTGA
Above is a genomic segment from Staphylococcus delphini containing:
- the rseP gene encoding RIP metalloprotease RseP; the protein is MLITLIAFIIVFGVLVFVHEFGHMYFAKRAGIMCPEFAIGMGPKIFSFRKDETLYTIRLLPVGGYVRMAGDGMEEQPVQPGMHVRIKTNDANEVTHIILDDQHKFQQIEALEVKQVDLTEGLFIEGVTADDDARHRFNIAEKAFFVQNGSLIQIAPRHRQFTHKKPYQKFLTLFAGPLFNFILALVLIIGLAYYQGAPVPKIDQVGENSPAQQIGLQKGDEIKKIGNHEIHRFNDVKKQLEATEGKSTTIVIERDGKTLEKEFSPKKVEVQTTKTSKQTNYQLGFMPERERSLFEPLLFGIQQTIEYGKIIFVAVASMIASIFTGDFSFDMLNGPVGIYKNVDTVVKTGIINLISWTAVLSVNLGIMNLLPIPALDGGRILFVIYEAIFRKPANKKAETVIIAAGAVFVLIIMVLVTWNDIQRYFL